A single Oncorhynchus mykiss isolate Arlee chromosome 22, USDA_OmykA_1.1, whole genome shotgun sequence DNA region contains:
- the LOC110501694 gene encoding uncharacterized protein C3orf38 homolog isoform X1 — protein sequence MSRLNYKERYGCRRLLEMMTNDDISSLRFTITNKKKGLFESTSASIDAILSNTENAEAFLKRRKVQRDFILKYLTEDEGVVIPKNSNKDQLVKKALDVWTIEKVCPQAYEDVSFSALTRAADSQKGMRFPTAHVPPQPVYSKPHYTSQMLDLQSPAAETNPGPAVTIVRQIETSLRPIGLRTSESVSVFSEATYSAGFDHLALARQFCQWFFQLLNSLNPSLGQPPQEWGPQHFWEDVRLRLLSSAGEQYTEEYEGAAMTSLRLLALARDERLLLSPNLDPGGLKALPSPHGLVLVAVAGTIHRDRECVGIYEQAFGLIRSPLDQNKWKIKFMVLKVRGQEALRVGENLLSPILTWDSNDLQLLCR from the exons ATGTCAAGATTGAATTACAAGGAGCGTTATGGTTGCCGACGGCTGTTAGAGATGATGACAAATGATGACATATCCTCACTTCGATTTACTATCACTAACAAAAAGAAGGGTCTTTTCGAGAGCACATCAG CATCAATTGATGCCATCCTTTCAAACACAGAGAATGCAGAGGCATTCCTGAAACGCAGGAAAGTTCAACGTGACTTCATACTCAAATACCTGACGGAGGACGAGGGGGTTGTGATACCCAAAAACAGCAACAAAGACCAGCTAGTGAAGAAGGCCCTTGACGTCTGGACTATTGAGAAG GTGTGTCCACAAGCGTATGAAGAtgtctccttcagtgctttaacAAGAGCAGCAGATTCTCAGAAAGGAATGAGGTTTCCAACAGCACATGTCCCCCCTCAACCTGTCTACTCTAAGCCGCACTACACATCCCAG ATGTTGGACCTTCAAAGCCCAGCAGCTGAGACCAATCCAGGACCAGCTGTGACTATTGTGAGACAAATTGAGACTAGTTTGAGACCAATTGGTCTGAGAACAAGTGAGAGTGTCTCTGTTTTCTCTGAGGCGACATACAGTGCTGGCTTTGACCACCTGGCCTTGGCCAGACAGTTTTGTCAGTGGTTCTTCCAGCTTCTCAACAGTCTGAACCCCTCCTTGGGTCAGCCTCCTCAGGAGTGGGGACCACAACACTTCTGGGAGGATGTGAGGCTACGTCTTCTCTCCAGCGCCGGAGAGCAGTATACAGAAGAGTACGAAGGAGCAGCAATGACCAGCCTGCGTCTCCTGGCCCTGGCGAGGGACGAGAGGCTGCTATTGAGCCCCAACCTGGATCCTGGTGGCCTGAAGGCCCTGCCCTCCCCCCACGGCCTGGTGCTGGTGGCTGTGGCAGGGaccatccacagagacagagaatgtgtCGGCATTTATGAGCAGGCGTTTGGCCTCATACGCTCCCCACTGGACCAGAACAAATGGAAGATCAAGTTCATGGTCTTGAAGGTGAGGGGCCAGGAGGCTCTCAGGGTGGGAGAGAACCTGCTGTCTCCAATATTAACATGGGATTCCAATGACCTGCAGCTCCTCTGTAGATGA
- the LOC110501694 gene encoding uncharacterized protein C3orf38 homolog isoform X2: MSRLNYKERYGCRRLLEMMTNDDISSLRFTITNKKKGLFESTSENAEAFLKRRKVQRDFILKYLTEDEGVVIPKNSNKDQLVKKALDVWTIEKVCPQAYEDVSFSALTRAADSQKGMRFPTAHVPPQPVYSKPHYTSQMLDLQSPAAETNPGPAVTIVRQIETSLRPIGLRTSESVSVFSEATYSAGFDHLALARQFCQWFFQLLNSLNPSLGQPPQEWGPQHFWEDVRLRLLSSAGEQYTEEYEGAAMTSLRLLALARDERLLLSPNLDPGGLKALPSPHGLVLVAVAGTIHRDRECVGIYEQAFGLIRSPLDQNKWKIKFMVLKVRGQEALRVGENLLSPILTWDSNDLQLLCR, translated from the exons ATGTCAAGATTGAATTACAAGGAGCGTTATGGTTGCCGACGGCTGTTAGAGATGATGACAAATGATGACATATCCTCACTTCGATTTACTATCACTAACAAAAAGAAGGGTCTTTTCGAGAGCACATCAG AGAATGCAGAGGCATTCCTGAAACGCAGGAAAGTTCAACGTGACTTCATACTCAAATACCTGACGGAGGACGAGGGGGTTGTGATACCCAAAAACAGCAACAAAGACCAGCTAGTGAAGAAGGCCCTTGACGTCTGGACTATTGAGAAG GTGTGTCCACAAGCGTATGAAGAtgtctccttcagtgctttaacAAGAGCAGCAGATTCTCAGAAAGGAATGAGGTTTCCAACAGCACATGTCCCCCCTCAACCTGTCTACTCTAAGCCGCACTACACATCCCAG ATGTTGGACCTTCAAAGCCCAGCAGCTGAGACCAATCCAGGACCAGCTGTGACTATTGTGAGACAAATTGAGACTAGTTTGAGACCAATTGGTCTGAGAACAAGTGAGAGTGTCTCTGTTTTCTCTGAGGCGACATACAGTGCTGGCTTTGACCACCTGGCCTTGGCCAGACAGTTTTGTCAGTGGTTCTTCCAGCTTCTCAACAGTCTGAACCCCTCCTTGGGTCAGCCTCCTCAGGAGTGGGGACCACAACACTTCTGGGAGGATGTGAGGCTACGTCTTCTCTCCAGCGCCGGAGAGCAGTATACAGAAGAGTACGAAGGAGCAGCAATGACCAGCCTGCGTCTCCTGGCCCTGGCGAGGGACGAGAGGCTGCTATTGAGCCCCAACCTGGATCCTGGTGGCCTGAAGGCCCTGCCCTCCCCCCACGGCCTGGTGCTGGTGGCTGTGGCAGGGaccatccacagagacagagaatgtgtCGGCATTTATGAGCAGGCGTTTGGCCTCATACGCTCCCCACTGGACCAGAACAAATGGAAGATCAAGTTCATGGTCTTGAAGGTGAGGGGCCAGGAGGCTCTCAGGGTGGGAGAGAACCTGCTGTCTCCAATATTAACATGGGATTCCAATGACCTGCAGCTCCTCTGTAGATGA